A DNA window from Bacillus carboniphilus contains the following coding sequences:
- a CDS encoding YpfB family protein, translated as MKRGERIIIKLVIIQAIALLFFQIVFHYADIFPELKRLTMYEGVNSQNYTKIIETFKIP; from the coding sequence ATGAAACGTGGAGAAAGGATTATTATCAAGCTTGTCATCATACAAGCGATTGCACTTCTTTTTTTTCAAATAGTTTTTCATTATGCAGACATATTTCCTGAGCTTAAGAGACTTACTATGTATGAAGGGGTAAACAGTCAAAACTATACAAAAATAATCGAAACATTTAAAATTCCTTAA
- the cmk gene encoding (d)CMP kinase has translation MTSRKISIAIDGPAAAGKSTVAKKIAEKLSFLYIDTGAMYRTLTYKALQADINIEDEAELVRLLNETDIELVPAVDGQKVIMDGQDVSDEIRGNQVTRNVSAVSKHKGVREEMVRRQQELGNKGGVVMDGRDIGTHVLPNAEVKVFLLASVEERAKRRHEENIKKNISSDLESLKVEIAHRDKLDSEREVAPLKKADDAIELDTTHLTIDEVVSEILKLVRERVDFL, from the coding sequence ATGACAAGCCGAAAAATTTCAATTGCAATCGATGGTCCAGCTGCGGCCGGAAAAAGTACTGTAGCTAAAAAAATAGCTGAAAAACTTTCCTTCTTATACATAGATACCGGTGCAATGTACCGAACTTTAACATATAAAGCGCTCCAAGCCGATATAAATATAGAAGACGAAGCTGAACTTGTCCGTCTCTTAAATGAAACGGATATTGAATTGGTACCAGCAGTAGACGGCCAAAAGGTCATAATGGATGGACAAGATGTGTCCGATGAAATACGAGGGAACCAGGTAACCCGTAATGTATCAGCTGTTTCAAAACACAAAGGTGTTCGTGAAGAAATGGTTCGTAGACAACAAGAATTGGGCAACAAGGGTGGAGTTGTCATGGATGGGCGTGATATCGGCACCCATGTGTTACCAAATGCAGAGGTAAAGGTTTTCTTATTAGCTAGTGTAGAAGAACGAGCAAAAAGAAGACATGAGGAAAATATAAAGAAAAACATATCTTCTGATTTGGAATCACTTAAGGTCGAAATCGCCCATAGGGATAAGTTAGATTCAGAGCGGGAGGTAGCCCCTCTAAAGAAGGCAGATGATGCCATCGAATTAGACACGACTCATTTAACTATAGATGAGGTTGTATCTGAAATACTAAAGCTAGTTAGAGAAAGGGTCGATTTTCTTTGA
- a CDS encoding lysophospholipid acyltransferase family protein, translating into MSFYQFAKTVVATLLKPSFRIKIIGKENFPKDGGVLLCTNHINNLDPPVVGITCPRPVSFMAKAELFDVPILGNIVRKVRAFPVKRGMSDREALRNGLKILKDGHVLGLFPEGTRSKTGELGKGLAGAGFFAMRTDAKIVPCAIIGDYKFLRRITVIYGKPLNFEEMREKKASAEEATDYIMQGIKELIDSHNNGNIT; encoded by the coding sequence TTGAGCTTCTATCAATTTGCTAAAACTGTGGTAGCAACCCTGTTAAAACCCTCGTTTAGAATAAAAATAATAGGGAAGGAGAACTTTCCAAAGGATGGGGGAGTATTACTCTGTACCAATCATATTAACAACCTCGACCCTCCTGTAGTCGGAATTACTTGTCCCCGTCCGGTTTCCTTTATGGCCAAAGCAGAATTATTTGATGTTCCCATTCTCGGTAATATCGTTCGGAAAGTCCGCGCCTTTCCTGTAAAGCGTGGAATGAGTGATCGAGAGGCACTAAGAAATGGCCTAAAAATTTTAAAAGATGGACATGTCTTAGGTTTATTTCCTGAAGGAACACGAAGCAAAACAGGTGAATTAGGTAAAGGCTTAGCAGGTGCCGGCTTTTTTGCGATGAGAACCGATGCCAAAATAGTACCTTGTGCCATAATTGGAGACTACAAATTTCTTAGAAGAATAACAGTGATTTACGGCAAACCATTAAATTTTGAAGAAATGCGTGAGAAAAAAGCATCGGCCGAAGAAGCGACTGACTATATTATGCAAGGGATTAAAGAATTAATTGATTCCCATAATAATGGAAACATCACTTGA